One stretch of Deinococcus roseus DNA includes these proteins:
- a CDS encoding diguanylate cyclase domain-containing protein, which translates to MTQPDCPRSVAILVDHLYNYQIHILNGIRSQLQQLGLSSMVYLGRELRTSRTSWLKANDLYTQLNPENHCGLLSLSASLSTHTTHQDFLQFLQQYGLPTISIGVELAGMPSVLSDNKPGMQDLMDHLIRVRGFRRFVFVRGIEGNVDSQEREQVFLDNLQANGLQVPPEHILTGKFQSILAHREMQKLLVHTRDFEAVVSCNDEMTEGIIQALTEQGIRVPEDIAVVGFDDNEDFRYAIPALTTVRLPFYEQGEVAAQLLLQVLDGQSVPEITHIQTQLVVRQSCGHQRSGTAQAEGQQWPFEQDNLKRQLLSCLTEGVHHAGFLARWKGMILACVRSQQDIHIWQDWLEAVYQDTAVPLTVQQQRDFDRLCFQLQKFLIHAQQMVLARHKLLRAFDADTKWHLDMALMSQSNYSGLYEQMGLYLKTLDLKRYFLVVYEFFGPEPAPFGRVVLAEGHQGSLDSESFVTRDVLPRSMWSELQEGHLVMTALFSGEEHFGYLLFEQPEQPYFNEEGFRQALSGAFFRLDQSLAVRDYTEGLEKQVLLRTRQLQEEVRERRYAEQRLQEANIELQRYAFLDGLTGLYNRAAFDDHLQRLWQDHLERQQPLSVLLCDVDFFKLYNDHYGHLKGDQCLKDIAALLRRCTHNPQDVVARYGGEEFVLILPESSLSGALTVAERLHRHLQEAAIPHEMSKVSDVVTLSIGAASIVPAAHSSPRALLEEVDGLLYQSKREGRARTSWNQPARRKSPEGS; encoded by the coding sequence ATGACCCAGCCGGACTGCCCCAGAAGCGTTGCCATTCTGGTGGACCATTTGTACAACTACCAGATTCACATCCTGAACGGCATCCGCAGCCAGTTGCAGCAGTTGGGCCTCTCTTCCATGGTGTATCTGGGACGGGAACTGCGCACCTCCCGCACCTCATGGCTGAAAGCCAACGACCTGTACACCCAGCTCAACCCTGAAAACCACTGTGGATTGCTTTCGCTCTCGGCGTCTCTTTCCACCCACACCACCCATCAGGATTTCCTGCAGTTCTTGCAGCAGTATGGGTTGCCCACCATCAGCATCGGGGTGGAGCTTGCGGGCATGCCCAGCGTGCTTTCGGACAACAAACCAGGGATGCAGGATTTGATGGACCACCTGATCCGGGTGCGGGGGTTTCGCAGGTTCGTGTTTGTGCGGGGCATTGAAGGCAACGTGGATTCTCAGGAGCGGGAACAGGTTTTTCTGGACAACCTGCAGGCAAACGGGTTGCAGGTTCCCCCGGAGCACATCCTCACCGGGAAATTCCAGTCGATTCTGGCCCACCGGGAAATGCAGAAACTGCTGGTCCATACCCGCGACTTCGAGGCGGTGGTGTCCTGCAACGACGAGATGACCGAGGGCATCATCCAGGCCCTCACAGAGCAGGGGATCCGGGTGCCTGAAGACATTGCGGTGGTGGGTTTCGATGACAACGAGGATTTCCGTTACGCCATTCCGGCCCTCACCACCGTGCGGCTTCCCTTTTATGAGCAGGGAGAAGTGGCGGCGCAGCTTCTGCTGCAGGTGCTGGATGGACAGTCTGTCCCGGAGATCACCCACATCCAGACCCAGCTGGTGGTGCGTCAATCCTGCGGTCACCAGCGTTCTGGCACGGCCCAGGCTGAGGGTCAGCAGTGGCCTTTTGAGCAGGACAACCTGAAACGGCAACTGCTGTCCTGCCTCACCGAGGGTGTGCACCACGCGGGATTTCTGGCCCGCTGGAAAGGCATGATCCTGGCCTGTGTTCGCAGCCAGCAGGACATCCACATCTGGCAGGACTGGCTGGAAGCGGTGTACCAGGACACTGCTGTGCCCCTCACGGTGCAGCAGCAGCGGGATTTTGACCGGTTGTGTTTCCAGTTGCAGAAGTTCCTGATCCATGCCCAGCAGATGGTGCTGGCCCGCCACAAGTTGCTGCGGGCTTTCGATGCAGACACCAAATGGCACCTGGACATGGCCCTGATGTCGCAGAGCAATTACTCTGGTCTGTACGAGCAGATGGGTCTGTACCTGAAAACCCTGGACCTGAAGCGGTATTTTCTGGTGGTCTATGAATTCTTCGGACCGGAGCCTGCCCCTTTTGGGCGGGTGGTGCTTGCAGAAGGCCACCAGGGTTCACTGGACAGCGAATCTTTTGTGACCCGTGATGTTTTGCCACGCAGCATGTGGTCAGAACTGCAAGAAGGGCATCTGGTGATGACGGCCCTGTTCTCTGGTGAGGAGCACTTTGGCTATTTGCTTTTCGAGCAGCCCGAACAACCCTACTTCAACGAGGAGGGGTTCCGTCAAGCGCTCAGTGGCGCGTTTTTCAGGTTGGACCAGTCGCTGGCGGTGCGCGATTACACCGAAGGGCTGGAAAAACAGGTTCTGCTGCGCACCCGGCAACTGCAAGAAGAAGTGCGGGAACGCCGCTACGCCGAGCAGCGCCTGCAGGAAGCCAACATTGAATTGCAACGCTATGCTTTCCTGGACGGCCTGACCGGACTGTACAACCGGGCGGCTTTCGATGACCATTTGCAGCGCCTGTGGCAGGACCATCTGGAACGGCAGCAACCGCTGAGTGTCCTCTTGTGCGATGTGGATTTTTTCAAGCTCTACAACGACCATTACGGCCACCTGAAAGGCGACCAGTGCCTGAAAGACATTGCGGCCCTGCTGCGGCGCTGCACCCACAACCCGCAAGATGTGGTGGCCCGTTATGGCGGCGAGGAATTTGTGCTGATTCTGCCCGAATCCAGCCTTTCGGGTGCCCTGACCGTGGCAGAGCGCCTGCACCGTCACCTCCAGGAAGCCGCCATCCCACACGAAATGTCCAAGGTCAGCGATGTGGTGACCCTGAGCATAGGTGCGGCCAGCATCGTGCCAGCGGCCCATTCCAGTCCCAGAGCCCTGCTGGAAGAGGTGGATGGGCTGTTGTACCAGTCCAAGCGTGAAGGCCGGGCACGGACCAGCTGGAACCAGCCAGCACGCAGGAAAAGTCCTGAAGGCAGCTGA